The DNA window aacacgccaaagccgtttcccatgcattgttttatttgggacgacttggcataatgttaacttaacattaatggccacaattagcatattgtttagctgtttagcatatttactaaatgagcactgtgctgcgtccgaactgacctcactgtattttttgtataatcaatttctatggTTATAAAGTGTCTTGattaattttaaagaaaatttaaaaccttttttaattccttgtttttattgttgtgattatttttatgttttactttctttgtataaaaactttgaaaatacctataatgacgcgtctccatgctacaataataatcttaataagtacaattagagtattatttgtgtcccccttcaaaaattgctcatgagaaattttatatttattgtccccccctactgttaaatgaaatttacgcccatgggctcacccctgtgtatcaaagtatgtgggagctgtaccactttttgttgggtaggacatgtaggcgaaaaacctgcaaaaggggggccGACGCATAAAGGGGCACATATCAGCTGAagaatctttacatttttttacccACTACTACTTCCAGTAATAGTTTTGCAGTTATTGCAGTGTTCTAGTTAAAGTTAAAGGTTGTTAAAGTAGAATATTTTGATTCTAagaattgtttcatttttatgattCTTTCAAAACTTAATGCTTAATCCTACCGATCCTTGCTTAAAACACAAAATCTGATTTTTAATAGCTGTCACACTGacttttttgttgtcttttgtgcATATTTCATCACCGCACATATTATTTAAACTTAAGATTTTTCAATTTGTTTTGTATAATTGTCCTTCAttgtaaaaacaataaagaaaaattagGTAAAGTGtctctgtacttttttttatttactatgaaTAGATGATTACAAAAATAGAATGAAGGTGgttaaaaaatgtgaatatatatatatatatatggttagctgtttttgtataaaataattctttttttatttactatgaaTAGATGATTACAAAAATAGAATGAAGGTGgttaaaaaatgtgaatatatatatatatatatatatatatatatatatatatatatatatatatatggttagctgtttttgtataaaataattctGAGAATAATACACTATCATGTGCAATCCTTCTGCATGTTGTCAGATATTGTGTATTCACTGCAAgtttgagaatttaaaacatgaagagttttatattgtatgttatatgactacatattaatccaaaagttatggtattatttaaaatggcaaaggTGGACACCAAAGTTTtttgcatgatgtaatgatgccagtcttgaatcagatcagttcatgtatgtgtacattctcgaacagtgtgtccaatgaatgcagtcattaataaaaaaaaagaaattcaaaagacaaagaccaaaacaaaaaatgttatttttattcagtattgaatAGATTGTTTGCATTGAAATTTCACTgattttggttgccgtctttgcggctttccgccgattaacgttatagataaatgccttcagctctgactgcgcgtgcacgttcaaataaagcagacaacTGATGACGCActattgaaagactacaacgcatgCGCGTaaatgcaaagtaaaaaaaaaattgctcttggatcaaactgataaataattttctttcccatcgactaCATTTCCTGCATtataacgtaatttttattgtttatgaaagtaaaaattatacttatagttttagggtggctgagatcacagacggGGGGCTAAAGcaaccctaaaaaaggtctagaaccgcccctggtgtacATACACTTGTTCCAGCATATTCTTATCTCTGACACTGGGGAGTGTTGCAGACATTACACGTTGTAAAACTGACACCAAAAGTCAAAACAGATATCCAGTGGTTACACCCACGTGATACTCTGAAATCCCATACGATGGCTTTGAAAAAACTAAACAATCCTCATTAATCTGTCAGTTTATCCTACTGTACGAGCTGAAGGACTGAATATTTCTGAGCACCATCTAGCATGTTTAACAGCTGTGGGCGTCGGTGTCGGTCAGCCTGTGCATGCTGCTGTAAGGAAAATGCCAACAGGACAGAAGTGAGTGCTGTTAGCTCTTCTAACAATGAAATATGATCAATAAAATCACTGCATAATCTTTACATTGAAACTGATAATTTGTGGATTGTGGGAAGAGGAAGATACAAAATAAATTCATGATTGATTTTATGAACTGTATAGCTTAATTGAataacacaatacaaataaaataatctaacaCAAttgaaaatacattaaataatttactacaatataataattcatCTAAATGGAATGGGTTgaaaataacattaacattagtgacattaaatgaattaataatgaatgttttttcaaATGCCCTCTccccttttttaaattattttattagatgTAATTTCTGGCATTGAAATAAATAGTACAGTTTTTCTTGTGATCTCGACATAAGAACATGTTGTACAGGCAGAAAAAGCGCAGTAAAGCAGCATCATAGATGATCACATTCGCGTTTACTTTGATCTTTGATCAGGGACTCGGGTGATTGACAGCTTCCACATAAAAGTGTCCAACGCTTAAAAATGAGTCTATATATGCCAATATAGGGACCTTACTGAGTTTAATCCAGACGCTGTTTCTGAAAGCACGTACAGTATATTGCATGGGCGCGGCTTTTAGGTAACAGTCTGTAAGCTCCTACACCACAGAACAACAAGTTATTCAAAACAATCGACAGAATTTATGAGAATAAAGGCTTAACATCTTAATAATCCATTCTATTTTAAAAATGGGGTCCCTGGTCGAAAGTAAAAGCGAATGTGATCATGCATGATGCTGCGTTACTGTGCTTTTGCTGCCTCGGAACATGATTTAATGTCGAGTTAATatgaaaacaagaaagaaaaaatataaatgcatgGCCTCTTAGGCCTTCCATAGATCAAATATAAATCACATAATACATATTTGAAAAGTTATAAACACGTGATTGATTTGgtctttaaaatataaaatatatattaaacactTGTTAACCGCAACACAGCATCGGTTACTCTCGCGTAAACAAACCACCAAGAGGAAGCCTGACTGACATGCAAAGCAACCAATTACAGTTCGTCTTGGTTAGCGTCATGTTTTGGGGCGTGAAAATATAAAGTCGATGTTTCTATAAAAACAGACGCCGTGCAACCACAGGTAGCTTATTTAGTGCACATTATTTTTACCTGAACTTCCATAATCGAGGTAAGACGgcacaaaataataaacctgGATCCGTCATAATCCATCCACATCATTCGGAATATCCAGCACTTATCTCATCCTCATAAGCGCTCGTTATCACGTACagtagtgaatgagagtgtgtgccctgcaatgggttgccactccgtccagggtgtatcctgtcttgatgcccgatgacgcctgagattggcacaggctccccgtgacccgaggtagttcggataagctgtagaaaatgagtgagtgagagagtgacacAGTCACAAATCTGGAGAACTTTTTGACCTTTTCTGAACACCATTATAAAACAATTGCAGCACAAACATAATGAGTATGTAAACCTGTGTATAATCTATgttcaatatttatatatgaagtCTAATTGCTCATTTTCTGATGTTCCAGACGCAGTACATGTTTGGTCTGGTGAGTGTAATAGaccaaatatatacagtatgtcagtgtCCCTCTGGGATTAATAaagttatctatctatctatctatctatctatctatctatctatctatctatctatctatctatctatctatctatctatcatcttaTGTTTaccataaaaaaatgaaaaaaaaaacatttattttctgtagtttTCTTAACTTGACATTagcttgtttttgtgtttttcttataAAACCAGGCAATGGTCAATGGGAATGGGGAGTCTTTGAGAGGCACCAACATTGACAGTATATCCCACAGTATTGGCACCGTAAGAAATGTGTCCATTCAAATTACCAATTTCACAGACAGGTACACCTTATCAAACCCAAGGTGAGTGAAAATGATTtcagtttatattatattttttaaccaaatcaaataatttattccaactataataattaattaatggaaTGGGTTAAAAATAACTAACATTAGTGgcattaaacaaattaataatgaCTGTtgaatgcccccccccccttattattttattagttttaatttttgcactaaataattattacagtttttattttgatcttGACATAAGAACATGTTCTAGAGGCAGCAAAACCGCATTAATGCAGCATCATGGATGATCACATTCGCTTTTACTTTGATCATGGAGATTTATGAGAATAAAGGATTAACATCTCAATAatccattttatattaataattggGTCTCTGGTCAAAAGTAAAAGTGAATGCGATCATGCATGCTTTCTGACTGACATGtaaagcaaccaatcacagtttgTCTTGGTCAGCGTCATGTTTAGGGGTGTGAAAATATAAAGTCGATGTTTCTATAAAAACAAACGCCGTGCAACCACTGGTTGTTCATTTAGTGCACATTTTCTTTACCTGACATTCCATAATCGAGGTAAGACAGCACAAAATAATCAACCTGGATCCGTCATAATCCATCTACATCATTCGGAAAATCCAGCATTTATCTGATCCTCATAAGCGCTCGTTATCACAGTTGTAAACACTGCAGCATGCTTCTATGAGGGAAGTTAAAGCATCACGATGGCTTTCAGATCCAACAAATCAGATGACGactgtgaaatatttaaaattttgtttgcCACATGCATCAGACATATGCACTTTTTTTCATTAGTCTGTCTTCCTTTGTTCAAggttttaaaatttatttgcacTATTATGCtagaatttttaattcaatCATTTGACTATTTAATCTGATCAAttcttattactttattatctCTATACTAGGACCTACAATAGCAGTGGATATTGTTTTGATCCTCCTCAGCCTACAGTTGCAAAAAAGACCAGTGAAGCCTGCACCTTTACCAAAACACAATTTTCACCATATGGTTGTGCTGGAGTCCTGGCATACAAGAACCTTAAATATGAAGAGCACTTTGTAGGGGATCTTGTCATAATGTTTTCTGTGCCTTTTGACTACATTTGGTATGAAAACTATTTAGCTTTTGGTATTTTTGAAAAAGAAGTTTCATGTAATTCTTATCTGTTTTATGAAATGTATTACATGAAAGGTACATTCACCAGGGAAAGGGCTACAGGAAGTGAAGTCATGTATTTGTGAAGTCATGTATTTTATAAGGAATTTGTGTGAAGGGAACAATGTCCCCTGCAGGCAAGGCAATAATGAAAGTTGAACTTCGAGATTTGTAATCACTAAAACAAGACAGACATGAGCAAAACACTGCAGATTCAACATCAGGGGGTCAGTGAAGGATGATTGAATATGTCTATAAACCAATACACACCTACTAATAATATGTCTGTCTATGAAATAATACACTATGGCTACTATGAAATAATAGACTATTACTATTGCAGTCATTTCTCAATATAAACTATACataaattaatcaaaatatcaacatgatttacatttgtttgaatatttattgCTACTGGAACTGCAACCACTGCAAACACATGAATAACATagctatttaaatatattcatagCTCTGTGTTGATATATATGGGGGAATGCACTCAAAACATGCTGCAGGACTGACACTTGATTCATTCAAGAGATTCAAGGTTAAAATTCTCCATTCTCAAaggttttcattattttaactcAACGATTCTTAGCCCTGGTCCTAATGTATGCCTTATCCTGCACATTTGAGTGATTTCTCTGCTTTCAACACTTCTAATTCTGCAATGCACTGATTAGCAGTCCTCCGTCGCATTAGCTTGTGTTCAAGCTTAAAACAGGGAAATCAAGAACCAGGATTTTGTTGTTCTGTAACTTtcgtgtgtaaatgtgtaagttTTAGTTAACTAAAAAATCATTTTAGACTCATGGTCTCATTTTACAGTGAAGGTCTTCACAAAGCAACTTTACTGAAATTGTGAAAATCCTAAACCTAAAATTTGCTATATTCCAAATCAAACAATACATCCCTTCAATGTTATCTAATACAGTTCCAAAtcaatataaaatgttaaatataacttttatttttaccaaGCAAGGTACTGGAGTTAATAATGTGCTGTACTGCTGATGTGTCTCAATGCAAACAATATTTTTCACTATCTGCTCATTAATGGTGTAATTCTATAATCTATAACCATAGAGGATCTGGACAGTGTGGtatatttcttacatttaaaactTCTCTTTAAACAAGTTAAATACTTGATTAGTAGCTAATGAGTTACTTAATTATTATTTGGTATTATTTGAAAAGTCAATGTGCAGAAGTCACTGTGtctgaaaattattattttattgaaagGGAAACAGCATTTATTGGGCCATTTCATGACATAATTTGCTTGGCACTGAGTATTTAACAAATCATGACAATTAAAGAAAGAGGGTAAAGGGATCATACCAGGGAAAgctgaattaaaaataacaaactcaATACAGATGAACATAGATCTGGTAGCAGCGGGAATGTAAGATCATGCTATCATTCTGCATAAATATAGTGATGCATGAACACTAGTTCAGAAAGCTATGCCACTGTTGATGATTAAGGCACATAGCTGCTGAAAAATGAATttgtctttacatttttttcactctACTATTTTCAGTAATATTTTTGCAGCTATTGCAGTTTTCTAGTTAAAGTGAAAGATTGTTAAAGTAGAAAATATTGATACTATGAATTGTTTCATTATATTGATTCTTTCAAAACTTAGTACTTAAAAAATTATGATGATACTTTCAAAACTTGGTACATTTAAACTTACAATTTTTCaatatgttttgtatatttagACTTTATTGTacaaacaataaagaaaaattagGTGTAGTGTCTctgtactttattttaatttactaCAACTACatgattacaaaaataaaatggaggtggttaaagcatttaaacaatCCAGTAATTAAtagaatgtttgttttgtttgatcattagtttatatatatatatatattatggtaATCTGTTTTTTATTGCCCTTCTGTGAGTGTTGGGCCTGTCTGTGTTGGCTGTTTCTGTACGtgaatatttctttgtttgattttatgTATAGCACTTTGACTTATACGTGTATAGAGAAGTGTATTATAGATATGAGTAATTCTGAGAAAAATACACCGTGCAATCCTTCGGTATCATTCAGAGTTCAGCCTGAGGAGTGACAGAATAGTTCCTTCAGAACAtgagtgaggaaaaaaacaactggTCTTTAAAAATGCAGTCTAGATGGTGAAACAGTTCCATCTAGCAAACTTTGAGCTTCAAACCAAGAGTTTCTGGATTTTCTAaactcagtgtttattatgCGGCATTTGAAAGAAATAagcaggttattattattattattattattattattattattattattattattattattggtattttCTGTATATGTGGTAAATTGATGCACACATCATATAGTATATGCTAAATACCATAACTAAAGTCAGctctgattatttaataataactagaCAAATTCCACAGTGAGTAAAGGTGAAGAAAAGACTACAGTCAGCATTTCACTTTGTCAGGTTGGAAATCCCTCATTTACATATTGTAGGCTGTCTGAATATGAATTTCTGAGCATTGTAGGAAATAATTATATGTGAAGttaaactgtgttcattctaatgttactgcacgaaatattgtttgaacattcagtatttacactggtcggtcggcgctgtttctgttacagtTTATTGTcctttgtgtattgcattttttgtactttttgtattgtcttgtatctttatgtctgcactgttttttgtcctgcactgtcttttgtcctgcactgtcttgtttgtcttgtcctgcactgtttgcaccaggttgcacagtgccctgtctttgttctatgtagcaccgcttgatcctggagaaacgttgtccaatttcactgtgtactgcaacagctatatatggttgaaatgacaataaaagcttcttgactgtACTTGATATGTCCATTGCACACTCTTGGTGAACGTGTGTGTTttgctaaataaaatataatctggACTAGTTAGGGTTAGTGTGCAAAACATTCCTTTCCTATCGTATGTTTAGTTTTGAACCTGATGGTCTAAAATCAGTGCGTAAAAAACTTTAAATCAAAAGCAATGACATGCCTAAAATCTTCAACCCTATTCTGTAGATAATGAAATTAACATCACTAACATACTTGCTGCAGTTTAACCAAGAAAAAGGGTTTTAGACCcacagttaaaataaacaaatacactcaatgatcactttattaggaacattccTGCAGTcggccaatcatgtggcagtggAAAAATGTCTAACATCTTGTAGATACAGGTCTatagcttcagttaatgttcaactcaAATAACAGAATAGGGAATATTTGATCTCAGTGACAGTGGCATGGCTTTTGATTCTTACTTCTGAAATATTCCTTTTCTAAGTTTTACAATACATTTTAGATTGTTTCACTTTGGCCATCGGTGCTACCTTACAACAGCTTCCCTCGATAATGAATCAAACAATAAGAAAGGGAAACACATTTTCAAAGTAAATTCATGCTTCAGTTTTGACCCAGAACCATAGGTCATCACATAACTAACTTTTATGTTTGTCTAAATTATGTTTAAGTTTGTCTAAATTATGTCTCTAGCCTTGTtccatttttctgtctttcattgTCCCTTTTGGCATGCCATTTGCCTTATATAGTCATTACTTCCTGTAACTTAGGGTTACTatgcttactttttttttaactatgttactgtgtttgttttgggatCTTATTTATCTGTATGTTTGCTAGTGGATGCTTGAATGTCCTCCaggatcaatcaatcaatcaatcaaatcaatcaatcaaagtaagtaagtaagccTTCAGGGAGAAGTTACTGGAGGCTCCATGCTCGCTTCACAAGACTCTCAAACAGCTTCATCCATTATGCTGTCAGGATGTTCAACTCTGTCCAACACCCTCCCCCTCT is part of the Tachysurus fulvidraco isolate hzauxx_2018 chromosome 12, HZAU_PFXX_2.0, whole genome shotgun sequence genome and encodes:
- the LOC113640552 gene encoding uncharacterized protein LOC113640552 isoform X2 produces the protein MFNSCGRRCRSACACCCKENANRTETQYMFGLVSVIDQIYTAMVNGNGESLRGTNIDSISHSIGTVRNVSIQITNFTDRYTLSNPRTYNSSGYCFDPPQPTVAKKTSEACTFTKTQFSPYGCAGVLAYKNLKYEEHFVGDLVIMFSVPFDYIWYENYLAFGIFEKEVSCNSYLFYEMYYMKGTFTRERATGSEVMYL